One window of the Pelobates fuscus isolate aPelFus1 chromosome 12, aPelFus1.pri, whole genome shotgun sequence genome contains the following:
- the RPLP2 gene encoding large ribosomal subunit protein P2 has protein sequence MRYISAYLLAVLGGNDKPSIKDLKKILDSVGIETDDERAEKVVGELNGKSIEEVIAQGNTKLACMPSGGAVAVAASAGSGSAAAAAAPAEEKKEEKKEESEESDEDMGFGLFD, from the exons ATGCGTTACATATCTGCATACCTATTGGCTGTCCTTGGAGGCAATGATAAGCCCTCTATAAAGGACCTCAAGAAGATTCTGGACAGTGTTGGCATTGAGACTGATGATGAGCGAGCAGAGAAG GTTGTCGGTGAACTGAATGGCAAAAGCATTGAGGAGGTGATCGCTCAGG gtaacaccAAATTGGCCTGTATGCCCTCTGGAGGAGCTGTAGCTGTTGCTGCCAGTGCTGGATCAGGAtccgctgctgctgctgctgctcctG CTGAAGAGAAAAAGGAAGAGAAGAAAGAAGAATCTGAGGAATCAGACGAGGACATGGGATTTGGCCTATTTGATTAA